One Chryseobacterium indoltheticum DNA segment encodes these proteins:
- a CDS encoding RecQ family ATP-dependent DNA helicase — MISSQDFNELKNKTLKHFWGYDQFRDAQEQIIDSVINRKDTLVLLPTGAGKSLCYQLPALLQEGTCLVISPLLALMKDQVNQLKFRGIEAEYLSSELDEFDAEVIYNRCKDGLTKLLYVSPERLTNKLFIQQIEEIQLSFIAVDEAHCISEWGQDFRPSYQNIKDFRKNNPEITCLALTATATPKVLDEIKNKLELKDPQVFQKSFKRDNIKIFTEEISDKYQKVFNILKYAKESGIIYVRTRKDAELLTEFLHRHKIQNVDYFHAGLSTKEKNERQNFWNNSDQNVLISTNAFGMGIDKDNVRFVIHFSPSQSIENYYQEIGRAGRDGKKSYAFMLWNKQEISNFDQILRNQIPNKAEFLKIISYLYSKFQVAEFELPEKVFQLNASGIQSFTKLSTAKIKNVLNFLHTQEIIFHNSNKSLSSLELLIKPDEIDQLPQKDAYFIELLLRSVSGITTHKVMFSEQNVSNKIGVSIHLIKERLKELQQKNYLEYIDGALASVKFLKPRDERAINSLYWNLFEHIQKNKIQKWEEMKFFIEDNQYCKMKLILSYFGEKNTKNCGQCTVCEKNKQSIFGKNVSLEILNVLNKKPATIEEISVQLQFQTKENILENLIFLLDSGKVKMLNFRTYALT, encoded by the coding sequence AACCCTTAAACATTTTTGGGGTTACGATCAATTTAGAGATGCGCAAGAACAGATTATAGACTCTGTTATTAACAGAAAAGACACCTTAGTTCTTCTTCCCACCGGTGCCGGAAAATCATTATGTTATCAGCTTCCCGCTTTGCTTCAGGAAGGAACTTGTCTTGTCATTTCACCTTTATTGGCATTGATGAAAGATCAGGTCAACCAATTAAAATTCAGAGGAATTGAAGCAGAATATCTTAGTTCGGAATTGGATGAGTTTGATGCCGAAGTCATTTATAACAGATGCAAAGACGGCCTCACAAAATTATTATATGTCTCACCCGAAAGATTAACCAATAAATTATTTATTCAACAAATTGAGGAAATTCAGTTGTCATTTATTGCAGTCGATGAAGCGCACTGTATTTCAGAATGGGGACAAGATTTCAGACCCAGTTATCAGAACATTAAAGATTTCAGAAAAAACAATCCGGAAATTACGTGTCTTGCATTAACCGCAACGGCAACTCCAAAAGTTTTAGATGAAATTAAAAATAAACTGGAACTTAAAGATCCACAGGTATTTCAAAAAAGTTTCAAAAGAGACAATATTAAAATTTTCACCGAAGAGATTTCAGATAAATATCAAAAGGTTTTTAACATCCTTAAATACGCTAAAGAGTCGGGAATCATCTATGTGAGAACCCGAAAAGATGCCGAATTACTCACTGAATTTCTTCACAGACATAAGATTCAGAATGTTGATTATTTCCATGCAGGGTTATCAACAAAAGAAAAAAACGAAAGACAAAATTTCTGGAACAACAGTGATCAAAATGTATTAATCTCAACCAATGCTTTTGGGATGGGAATCGATAAAGATAATGTACGCTTCGTCATTCACTTCTCTCCTTCTCAGTCGATTGAAAATTATTATCAGGAAATAGGGCGTGCCGGAAGAGATGGAAAAAAAAGTTATGCATTCATGCTTTGGAACAAACAGGAGATTTCAAATTTTGATCAAATTCTAAGAAATCAGATTCCAAATAAAGCTGAGTTTCTAAAGATTATCTCTTATTTGTATTCCAAATTTCAGGTGGCTGAATTTGAGCTTCCCGAAAAAGTTTTCCAATTAAATGCTTCAGGAATCCAAAGTTTCACGAAACTTTCAACAGCGAAGATTAAAAACGTTCTGAATTTCCTTCATACCCAGGAAATCATTTTCCACAACAGCAACAAAAGTTTATCGTCACTCGAACTTTTAATTAAGCCTGATGAAATTGATCAGCTTCCCCAGAAAGATGCTTATTTTATCGAACTTCTTTTGCGTTCCGTTTCAGGAATTACAACACACAAAGTGATGTTTAGCGAGCAAAATGTAAGCAATAAAATAGGAGTGAGTATTCATCTGATCAAAGAACGTCTGAAAGAATTACAGCAGAAAAATTATCTTGAATATATTGATGGAGCTTTGGCAAGTGTAAAATTTTTGAAACCACGGGACGAAAGAGCTATCAACAGCCTATATTGGAATCTTTTTGAGCATATTCAGAAAAACAAAATCCAGAAATGGGAAGAGATGAAATTTTTCATCGAGGACAATCAATACTGCAAAATGAAATTGATCCTCTCCTACTTTGGCGAAAAAAACACTAAAAACTGCGGACAATGCACTGTATGCGAAAAAAACAAACAATCTATCTTTGGTAAAAATGTTTCTCTGGAAATCTTGAATGTTTTAAATAAAAAGCCAGCAACTATTGAAGAAATTTCTGTGCAGTTACAATTTCAGACCAAAGAAAATATATTAGAAAATCTTATTTTCTTATTAGATTCCGGAAAAGTAAAAATGCTGAATTTTAGAACGTATGCGTTGACATAA
- the fmt gene encoding methionyl-tRNA formyltransferase gives MKSLKVVFLGTPEFAKTALEAIHQSHHEVVGVVTVADKASGRGQKINQSPVKIYTSENNIPVFQPEKLRNPEFLEELRKLDADVFVVVAFRMMPKVLFEMPKMGTFNLHASLLPDYRGAAPINYAVINGEEKTGATTFFINEKIDEGNILLQEEIPVLENENAGSLHDRLMEMGSKLVVKTLDGLAENSIIEKPQPEVEHPKNAFKIFKEDTRIDWTKNSKEVHQFILGMSPYPAAFTTLKIGEEEKGLKIYNGKFELSDHGKPIGSLEISKNEFKIYTKDGMYFPSELQLEGKKRMNVKDFLNGFRNFDEIKMA, from the coding sequence ATGAAATCATTGAAAGTCGTTTTTTTGGGCACTCCGGAGTTTGCAAAGACTGCATTGGAAGCCATTCATCAATCTCATCACGAAGTTGTAGGCGTTGTAACCGTTGCCGATAAAGCAAGCGGACGAGGACAAAAGATCAATCAGTCTCCTGTAAAAATTTATACTTCCGAAAACAATATTCCTGTTTTTCAACCTGAAAAATTGAGAAATCCTGAATTTTTAGAAGAATTAAGAAAATTAGATGCTGATGTTTTTGTAGTAGTCGCTTTCAGAATGATGCCTAAAGTATTGTTTGAAATGCCAAAAATGGGAACTTTCAATCTTCATGCTTCATTGCTTCCAGATTACAGAGGTGCCGCTCCAATTAATTATGCGGTAATTAACGGTGAAGAAAAAACTGGTGCAACCACTTTCTTTATTAACGAAAAAATTGATGAAGGAAATATTTTATTACAGGAAGAAATTCCGGTTTTAGAAAATGAAAATGCAGGAAGTTTGCACGACAGATTAATGGAAATGGGTTCAAAATTGGTGGTAAAAACATTGGATGGACTAGCAGAAAATTCAATCATAGAAAAACCTCAGCCTGAAGTAGAACATCCTAAAAATGCTTTTAAAATCTTCAAAGAAGACACCAGAATCGACTGGACGAAAAATTCAAAAGAAGTTCATCAGTTTATTTTAGGAATGTCGCCTTATCCGGCAGCTTTCACGACTTTAAAAATTGGTGAAGAAGAAAAAGGATTAAAAATATACAACGGAAAATTTGAACTTTCAGATCACGGAAAACCAATCGGAAGTTTAGAAATTTCAAAAAATGAATTTAAAATCTATACAAAAGACGGAATGTATTTCCCTTCAGAATTACAGTTGGAAGGAAAGAAAAGAATGAATGTTAAAGATTTTCTAAACGGATTTAGAAATTTCGACGAAATAAAAATGGCTTGA
- the ribB gene encoding 3,4-dihydroxy-2-butanone-4-phosphate synthase gives MSDIKLNTIPEAIEDLKNGKIIIVVDDEDRENEGDFLCAAELTTPELINFMAVHGRGLICMPLPEKRCDELGLDVMVSRSSDPKETAFTVSVDLLGDGTSTGISAQDRAKTVLALMNEKSKPTDFMRPGHIFPLRARKGGVLKRAGHTEAAIDLTCLAGLKEGGVICEIMNEDGSMSRLPELFAFAQKHDMKIVSIEDLIHYQLKKGNLIERLEERKVNTAYGEFDFFAFRETSNDQIHFALTKGSWAVDEPVLVRVQSSDSYFDVLTRLNNGEKPLLEKVTSMVNEAGKGAIIFINNVSNSENTLKKLQQFLNYQDGQQKHPTAAFNYRDYGIGTQILKNLGINKFKVITQNPTVKPQVGGYDVEVTEMVQL, from the coding sequence ATGTCTGATATTAAATTAAATACTATTCCTGAGGCCATTGAAGACCTTAAAAATGGTAAAATAATCATAGTGGTAGACGATGAAGACAGAGAAAATGAAGGTGATTTTCTTTGTGCTGCCGAACTAACGACACCTGAACTGATCAATTTTATGGCTGTTCACGGAAGAGGGCTTATTTGTATGCCGCTTCCTGAAAAAAGATGTGATGAATTAGGATTAGATGTAATGGTAAGCCGAAGCAGCGATCCTAAAGAGACTGCATTTACCGTTTCTGTAGACCTTTTAGGTGACGGAACTTCTACCGGAATTTCTGCTCAGGACAGAGCAAAAACCGTTTTAGCTTTGATGAATGAAAAGTCTAAGCCTACAGATTTTATGCGTCCGGGTCATATTTTCCCTCTTCGTGCAAGAAAAGGTGGCGTTCTGAAAAGAGCGGGCCACACCGAAGCAGCAATCGATCTTACTTGTCTTGCAGGTTTGAAAGAAGGTGGAGTGATCTGTGAGATTATGAATGAAGACGGATCGATGTCTCGTTTGCCGGAATTGTTTGCTTTTGCTCAGAAACATGATATGAAGATCGTATCTATTGAAGATCTGATTCATTATCAGCTTAAAAAAGGAAATCTTATCGAAAGACTGGAAGAAAGAAAAGTAAACACTGCTTATGGTGAATTTGACTTTTTTGCTTTCAGAGAAACCTCAAACGATCAGATCCACTTTGCTTTAACAAAAGGGAGCTGGGCTGTAGATGAGCCGGTTTTGGTGAGAGTACAGTCTTCTGATTCTTATTTTGATGTGTTGACAAGATTAAATAACGGTGAAAAACCATTGTTGGAAAAAGTAACATCAATGGTGAATGAAGCAGGAAAAGGAGCGATAATTTTTATTAATAATGTATCTAATTCTGAAAATACACTAAAAAAATTACAGCAGTTTTTAAATTATCAGGACGGACAGCAAAAGCATCCAACTGCTGCTTTCAATTACAGAGATTACGGAATCGGAACTCAGATTCTGAAAAATTTAGGAATTAATAAATTTAAAGTAATCACTCAAAATCCTACTGTAAAACCTCAGGTTGGAGGTTATGATGTTGAGGTGACAGAGATGGTTCAACTTTAA
- a CDS encoding LLM class flavin-dependent oxidoreductase, which yields MKNFNISVLDLAPVKQGKTIHDTFQDSLSLANFAENLDYKRFWLAEHHNMESIASSATSVLIGFIANGTKKIRVGSGGIMLPNHSSLVIAEQFGTLESLFPGRIDLGLGRAPGTDGLTAQALGRNPAIINEQFPRQILELQKYFSKENSNALVRAIPGEGLDIPMYILGSSTDSAWLAAELGLPYAFAGHFAPEQMDMAFKIYREHFEPSKYLDKPYVLACVNGVAAETSEEAHFLSTTLFQAFINIIRNDRKPFPAPIEDMDTVWSATEKSMVLQKLKFSFIGNQDEIAEQIKNFQEKYQVDELMINSHIYDHQKRLESYEIIRKATDSLF from the coding sequence ATGAAAAATTTTAATATATCCGTGCTTGATTTGGCTCCCGTAAAACAGGGGAAAACCATTCACGATACTTTTCAGGACAGTCTGTCTTTGGCAAACTTTGCTGAAAATTTAGATTATAAAAGATTCTGGCTTGCCGAACATCACAATATGGAAAGCATTGCCAGTTCCGCAACCTCGGTTTTGATAGGTTTTATCGCCAACGGAACAAAAAAAATAAGAGTCGGCTCTGGAGGAATTATGCTTCCAAATCACAGCTCTTTAGTTATTGCCGAACAATTCGGAACTTTAGAATCACTTTTCCCGGGAAGAATTGATCTTGGTTTGGGAAGAGCTCCGGGAACAGATGGTCTGACGGCGCAGGCTTTAGGAAGAAATCCGGCAATCATCAATGAGCAATTCCCGAGACAGATTTTAGAATTGCAGAAATACTTTTCCAAAGAAAATTCAAATGCTTTGGTTCGTGCAATTCCGGGTGAGGGTTTAGATATTCCGATGTATATTCTCGGTTCTAGTACAGATAGCGCCTGGTTGGCTGCAGAATTGGGTCTTCCGTATGCTTTTGCAGGACATTTTGCTCCTGAACAAATGGATATGGCTTTTAAAATTTATAGAGAACATTTTGAGCCTTCAAAATATTTAGACAAACCTTATGTTTTGGCTTGTGTGAACGGTGTTGCTGCAGAAACTTCTGAAGAAGCACACTTTCTTTCTACGACTTTATTTCAGGCGTTCATTAATATTATCAGAAACGACAGGAAACCTTTTCCAGCACCGATTGAAGATATGGATACTGTTTGGTCGGCGACGGAAAAATCGATGGTTTTACAGAAATTAAAATTTAGTTTTATCGGAAATCAAGATGAAATTGCTGAACAGATTAAAAACTTTCAGGAAAAATATCAGGTGGATGAATTGATGATCAATTCTCATATCTATGACCACCAGAAAAGACTGGAATCGTATGAGATTATAAGGAAAGCCACAGATTCTTTGTTTTAA
- a CDS encoding helix-turn-helix domain-containing protein yields MNNHFFDLIEYTSRSVFLTGKAGTGKTTFLNEFVKKTKKKHIVVAPTGIAAINAGGVTIHSMFGLPLRTFLPTTDRIDSSLANNIIDLQQHFKYRKDKLKLLREVEVLIIDEVSMLRADVLDMMDFSLRFIRRNNQRFGGVQMLFIGDLYQLPPVVRDEHVLKMFYNSPFFFDSLAIKDIPLLTIELTKVYRQTDQEFLEILNAIRDGDVANIDFNHLNERYDPGFEAGEEPYVYLCSHNKMADDINQEKLKDIKVSPKSYEAKLFGEFKENQYPNEQFLELKVGAQVMFIRNDISGEKKYFNGKLGEISSLDENEIKVILDGSEREITVKREVWEQKKYSLDTDKNIKEEVLGSFEQFPIKLAWAVTIHKSQGLTFDKVIIDAGKSFTAGQVYVALSRCRTLEGIVLKSKITPEVIFKDNRILKFQGETQANDNVESILNQEKYDYSIRKLLRTLDCQWFLKEVEQWNNLSIVTKSIDRSKSNQLYLQLKRDVLNLGKIFEKLERIIFQKVNLFIEKKEDWSEIESKSKGAVNFFFTEIRDKVFNPLKDFYAEIKGAKGLKQYNEELKNWLEDIEEYLNSLKEIHLLETKLLDEKNDKEVSMKIAKVPSQVLTFQLFEEGKTISEIAMERGLVKETVIGHLAKFAEQGLLDIARVITSDKIKTFKEMFHRDPKETLNEWKTALPNDFEFNEIRILINHFTYQKEKNNS; encoded by the coding sequence ATGAACAATCATTTTTTTGACTTAATTGAATACACCAGCCGAAGCGTTTTTCTTACAGGAAAAGCAGGAACGGGGAAGACCACATTTCTAAACGAATTTGTAAAGAAAACGAAAAAAAAGCACATTGTTGTAGCGCCCACCGGAATTGCTGCAATCAATGCTGGCGGAGTTACCATTCACTCGATGTTTGGGTTGCCTTTGCGTACTTTTTTGCCGACCACAGACCGTATCGACAGTAGTTTGGCGAATAATATTATCGATCTTCAGCAGCATTTCAAATATAGAAAAGATAAGCTTAAACTCTTAAGAGAAGTTGAGGTTTTGATTATTGATGAGGTTTCGATGCTTCGTGCCGATGTTTTGGATATGATGGATTTTTCTTTGAGATTTATTCGTAGAAATAATCAGCGTTTTGGTGGCGTTCAGATGTTGTTCATCGGAGATTTGTATCAGCTTCCACCGGTGGTGAGAGACGAGCATGTTTTAAAAATGTTTTACAATTCGCCTTTCTTTTTCGACAGTTTGGCGATTAAAGATATTCCGTTACTGACGATTGAATTGACAAAAGTGTACCGTCAAACCGATCAGGAATTTTTAGAAATATTAAATGCTATTCGTGACGGCGATGTTGCCAATATAGATTTTAATCATCTGAACGAAAGATATGATCCGGGTTTTGAAGCCGGAGAAGAACCTTACGTTTATCTCTGTTCGCACAACAAAATGGCAGACGATATCAATCAAGAAAAACTGAAAGATATAAAAGTAAGTCCCAAGTCTTACGAAGCTAAACTTTTTGGTGAGTTTAAAGAAAATCAATATCCGAATGAGCAGTTTTTAGAATTAAAGGTCGGAGCTCAAGTCATGTTTATCAGAAATGATATTTCAGGTGAAAAAAAATATTTCAATGGTAAATTAGGCGAAATTTCTTCTCTAGACGAAAACGAAATTAAAGTCATTCTTGACGGAAGCGAAAGAGAAATTACGGTAAAAAGGGAAGTTTGGGAACAGAAAAAATACTCTCTCGACACCGATAAAAATATCAAAGAAGAAGTGTTGGGAAGCTTTGAGCAGTTTCCTATAAAATTGGCTTGGGCGGTGACGATTCACAAAAGTCAGGGTTTGACGTTTGATAAAGTGATTATTGATGCCGGAAAAAGCTTTACTGCGGGTCAGGTTTACGTTGCCTTGTCACGTTGCCGAACGTTGGAGGGAATTGTTTTAAAATCTAAAATTACTCCAGAAGTTATTTTTAAAGACAACCGTATTCTGAAATTTCAGGGCGAAACGCAGGCAAATGATAACGTAGAAAGTATTTTAAATCAGGAAAAATACGATTACAGCATCAGAAAACTGCTTCGTACGCTAGATTGTCAATGGTTTTTAAAAGAAGTAGAACAGTGGAATAACCTTTCAATTGTTACCAAAAGTATCGACCGTTCAAAATCTAATCAGCTGTATCTTCAGTTGAAGCGAGATGTTTTGAATTTGGGTAAGATTTTTGAAAAACTGGAGCGGATTATTTTCCAGAAAGTGAATCTATTTATTGAAAAGAAAGAAGACTGGTCAGAGATTGAAAGCAAATCAAAAGGGGCGGTGAATTTCTTTTTTACAGAAATCAGAGATAAAGTTTTTAATCCGCTAAAAGATTTTTATGCTGAAATAAAAGGCGCCAAAGGATTAAAACAATACAATGAAGAACTCAAAAACTGGCTTGAAGATATTGAAGAATACCTGAACAGTCTAAAGGAAATTCATTTGCTGGAAACCAAACTTCTGGATGAAAAAAATGATAAGGAGGTCAGCATGAAAATTGCAAAAGTTCCGTCTCAGGTTCTTACTTTCCAGTTGTTTGAAGAGGGGAAAACGATCTCGGAAATTGCGATGGAAAGAGGTTTGGTAAAAGAAACGGTGATTGGTCATTTGGCGAAATTTGCTGAACAAGGTTTGTTGGATATTGCAAGAGTGATTACTTCCGATAAAATTAAAACGTTTAAGGAAATGTTTCACAGAGATCCAAAGGAAACTTTAAATGAATGGAAAACTGCGTTACCAAATGATTTTGAATTTAATGAAATTAGGATTTTGATTAATCATTTTACGTATCAGAAGGAGAAAAATAATAGCTAA
- a CDS encoding gamma carbonic anhydrase family protein has protein sequence MALIKELLGKTPQIGANTFLAETATIIGDVVMGQNCSIWYNAVIRGDVNYIKMGEKVNVQDNAMLHCTYERFPLEIGNNVSIGHNAIVHGCRIHDNVLVGMGSIVMDDCTIEENSIVGAGSVVTQGTHIKSGEVWGGVPARKIKDISAVLLEGEVNRIADNYVKYSSWYKD, from the coding sequence ATGGCACTTATAAAAGAACTTTTAGGAAAGACACCGCAAATTGGAGCAAATACATTTTTGGCAGAGACCGCAACTATTATTGGTGATGTCGTGATGGGGCAAAACTGCAGTATTTGGTACAATGCAGTAATAAGAGGTGATGTGAACTATATCAAGATGGGCGAAAAAGTAAATGTGCAGGATAATGCCATGTTGCACTGTACGTATGAAAGGTTTCCTCTGGAAATCGGCAATAATGTTTCGATCGGTCACAACGCAATCGTTCACGGATGCAGAATTCACGACAATGTTTTAGTTGGAATGGGTTCTATCGTAATGGATGACTGTACAATTGAAGAAAACTCTATTGTTGGCGCAGGTTCTGTGGTAACGCAAGGAACTCATATCAAATCTGGTGAGGTTTGGGGTGGTGTTCCTGCCAGAAAAATTAAAGATATTTCTGCGGTACTTCTGGAAGGTGAAGTGAACAGAATTGCAGATAATTATGTGAAATATTCTTCTTGGTATAAAGATTAA
- a CDS encoding NifU family protein: protein MRTILIEPTENPKVMKFVADYNLIPGSLELDRDSDISEIPLAQELFNYPFVERVFITANFVAIAKQDTVEWEHVVDSLKNVIEDELLANPRIYLQKKKEMIEIYAEMTPNPNAMKFVASKMLMDGFVEVKSRNEAEGVPLAQAIFTEFDFAKEVFISDNFVAVTRDNSVEWHQVMMAVRGYIAEYLQSGGIISNIESQKHENPVEKIINRDYTDDEQKISDILNEYVAPAVENDGGKISLMEYDAANKTAKMLLQGACSGCPSSTATLKGGIENILKQFVPELVERVEAVNG from the coding sequence ATGCGTACGATACTTATAGAACCAACAGAAAACCCAAAAGTGATGAAATTTGTTGCTGATTACAACTTGATTCCCGGGTCTTTAGAGTTGGACAGAGATTCAGATATATCAGAAATTCCTTTGGCACAAGAGCTTTTTAATTATCCTTTTGTTGAAAGAGTTTTTATTACCGCCAACTTTGTAGCAATTGCAAAACAGGATACTGTAGAATGGGAACATGTTGTTGACAGTCTGAAAAATGTAATTGAAGACGAGCTTCTGGCAAATCCAAGAATTTACCTTCAGAAGAAAAAAGAAATGATTGAGATTTATGCTGAAATGACTCCGAATCCTAATGCAATGAAATTTGTGGCAAGCAAAATGCTGATGGACGGTTTTGTAGAAGTAAAATCTAGAAACGAAGCTGAAGGAGTTCCTTTGGCTCAGGCTATTTTTACAGAATTTGATTTTGCGAAAGAAGTATTTATTTCAGATAATTTTGTAGCGGTTACCAGAGACAATTCTGTTGAATGGCATCAGGTAATGATGGCAGTTCGTGGTTATATTGCAGAATATCTTCAAAGCGGAGGTATAATTTCAAATATAGAATCTCAAAAACACGAAAATCCTGTAGAAAAGATCATCAACAGAGATTACACCGATGACGAGCAGAAAATTTCAGATATCTTAAATGAATATGTTGCTCCTGCAGTAGAGAACGATGGCGGAAAAATTTCTTTAATGGAATATGATGCTGCCAACAAAACGGCAAAGATGTTGCTACAAGGTGCTTGTTCAGGCTGCCCAAGTTCAACAGCTACCTTAAAAGGCGGAATTGAAAATATTTTAAAACAATTCGTTCCGGAATTAGTAGAAAGAGTGGAAGCCGTAAACGGATAA
- the hemH gene encoding ferrochelatase, with translation MKGILLVNLGSPRSTSVPDVREYLDEFLMDEKVIDYRWFFRALLVQGIILNTRPTKSAEAYKTVWTDEGSPLIVITQKIQKKLQKLVDVPVEIGMRYAQPSIEAGIQKLVDQGVSEIVLFPLYPQYAMSTTETVIEKAEEVRKKKFPGIKINYIQPFYNREIYIDCLAESIREKLPENFDALQFSYHGVPERHIYKTDPTNTCNLNDCCSRENNPSHQFCYRHQCFDVTNSVIKKLGLPKEKVMVTFQSRLGKDKWMEPYTDETLETIGKKGIKNLAIVCPAFVSDCLETLEEISVEGKHQFEHGGGENFHYIPCLNDEDRWIDVVKTLCEEKLNEFYLV, from the coding sequence ATGAAAGGAATATTATTAGTGAATCTCGGTTCACCAAGATCTACCTCTGTACCTGATGTACGAGAATATCTGGATGAATTTTTGATGGACGAAAAGGTGATTGATTACCGATGGTTTTTCCGTGCACTTTTGGTACAGGGAATTATTTTAAATACAAGACCCACAAAATCTGCCGAAGCTTACAAAACAGTTTGGACCGATGAAGGTTCGCCATTGATTGTGATCACTCAGAAAATTCAGAAAAAACTTCAAAAACTCGTTGATGTTCCGGTAGAAATCGGGATGCGATATGCGCAACCAAGTATTGAAGCCGGTATTCAGAAGTTAGTCGATCAAGGAGTTTCTGAGATTGTTCTTTTCCCGTTGTATCCGCAATATGCGATGAGCACAACGGAAACTGTGATTGAAAAAGCAGAAGAAGTAAGAAAGAAGAAATTCCCGGGAATTAAAATCAATTACATTCAGCCTTTTTACAATAGAGAAATTTACATCGACTGTCTTGCAGAAAGCATCAGAGAAAAACTTCCTGAAAATTTTGATGCATTACAGTTTTCGTATCACGGCGTTCCGGAAAGGCACATCTATAAAACAGATCCTACAAACACCTGTAATCTGAATGATTGCTGCTCCAGAGAAAATAATCCGAGTCATCAGTTTTGTTACCGTCATCAATGTTTTGATGTGACCAATTCTGTGATTAAAAAATTAGGTTTGCCTAAAGAAAAAGTGATGGTCACTTTCCAGTCAAGATTAGGGAAAGACAAATGGATGGAACCTTACACTGATGAAACTTTAGAAACCATCGGCAAAAAAGGAATTAAAAACCTTGCAATTGTTTGTCCGGCTTTCGTTTCCGACTGTCTGGAAACTTTGGAAGAGATTTCTGTAGAAGGAAAACATCAGTTTGAGCATGGTGGCGGAGAAAATTTCCACTATATTCCCTGTCTGAACGATGAAGACCGCTGGATTGACGTTGTAAAAACTCTCTGTGAAGAGAAGCTTAATGAGTTTTATCTAGTTTAA